CTTTCCGCTGCAAGATATGCCTGTGATAAAGGACATGATGTAACACTTGTTGAAAAAACAGATCGTTTAGGCGGAATCCTGTATTTCCTTGATCATGATAAAGCCAAATATGATCTCCGACATTTCCGTGATTTAATGATTAAACGTGTAGAAGAACGTCCAATCCGGATTCTTCTTAACACAAACGTAGATGAGGCATTTATCAAGAATTCTGATGCTGATGTCATTATGCTTGCAATCGGAAGCGAACCAAACCTGCCTCCAATTCCAGGAATCGAAAAGACACTGCCTGCTCAGGATGCTTATGGAAAAGGAAGCGAACTTGGTAAAAATGTTGTTGTTCTCGGTGGTGGAATGGTCGGCGCTGAAACTGCCATTGAACTCGCCGAAGAAGGCTGTAACGTTACAATCGTTGAAATGACAGAACGATTAATTCTTGAAGCAAGAAACATGGCGTTCACCTGCGTCATGGATAAACTCGATGAATTAGGTGTAGAATCTTATGTAAACACAAAATGTCTGTCAGTAACAGATAACGGAGTGGAAGTCCAGGATGCGAATCAGAACACATTTACACTTCCAGCAGATGGAGTTGTCTGTGCGCTTGGATTGAAGAGTCTTAGAAATGAAGTTGAAGCACTTAAAAGTGCTGCTAAAGAAGGAACTAAAGTTGTTGAAATCGGTGACTGTCATGTGATCGACCGCGTGGGTGATGCCAATCTGGACGGATATATTGAAGGAAATATGCTCTCGTAATCGGACTTGCTTTCGATAAGGTGCCGGTTGGGGACGGGGTTGAGGCCATTGGGGACGGGGTCAATAACATTTAGTTAAGCTTTTTTCAAATTAATAGTTGACAAAATCGTAAAAATGTGCGGCACCTTACTGATTATTATAATCAGTAAGGTGCCCTTTGAAGTTAGATATATTTTTACTTCAAGGAGGTACCACACATGTACATGACACCAGCAACTATTCGAAAACGTTTCTTCTCTGTTCTTGAAACAGCAGAGAAAAATATTCATTTGTATGTTAATACTCCAGGTTCAGATATGACCAGACACAGACTCTGTCCTTTTTCTGACACGGTAAAATCTACTCTCTGCCTCACCATGAATAGGACAAATACAGAATTATTTAACTTTTTTATGTCCCAAAACAAGAAAGTTCCATCTAAATCAGCTTTCACACAACAGCGAAAAAAACTAATTGCTGATTTTTTCCCGTATCTTTTAAAATCTTTTAATGAAAAAATTCCTTTTACCAAAACGTATAAAGGGTTTCATCTTGTTGCAGTAGATGGTTCTGATATTAATCTTCCTACTAATAAAAATGATTTTGAATATCGTATAAAACAGGCTCGAAGTGACAATGTGTTTTTTCAGATGCATTTGAACACTTTGTTTGATATCTGTGAAAACAGGTATATTACTGCTGTTACCCAACCACGCCCTAAAATGAATGAAACACAGGCTTTCTGTCATATGGTCGATCACTGTAATCTGCCAGAAAATACGATACTTATCGCAGATAGAGGATATGCCTCGCTAAACACAATGGCTCATTTAATTGAAAAAAAGAAATTTTTTCTCATTCGCTGGAAATCTCCGTCTGCACCATCTGCTTTTCTGAAAGATATTTTGCCAGCTGAAACAGAATCAGATAGAGAGATTGTTTTGGACGTAACAAGATCGAAAAAAAACAAGCATCTTTGTCATGGGGATAAAATGAAAATAGTAAAAAATAAAAGAACCTTCGAGCCGATTCCGATTGATGATAAGAAAAGTGTATATACCATGAAAATTCGATGCACCTGTATACAACTTGAAAATGGAAACTACGAATATTTGATTTCTAATTTACCATTAAAAAATTTTTCTGCACTGGATCTACGAGAACTTTACTGGAAAAGATGGTCTATTGAAACTTCTTTCCGACGCTTAAAATATGCGCTTTCACTAGTGTATTTACATTCGGTTAATCGGGAACTGATTATTCAAGAAGTATATGCAAAACTTATTATGTATAACTTTGCCTCACTTCTTCACACCTTTGCTACAGAAGAAAAAAAGAAAGAGCAAGGAAAGAAAAAAAGGAAATATGAATACAAAATATCCTTTGAAGATGTTCTTCCTATTGCACGAAGATTCATAAAACATCGAATGACGAATGATATAGTAAAAGCTCTAATGCTACGACATCAAACAGCTATTAGGGTGAAACAACAGACCGCTCGACAGGTCAGATCACAAACTGTAAAGCCGTTAAACAATAGAGCTTAACACAAGATATATTATATTGTATTAATCAGGCAGAAGCAAGGCTCTGCCTGATTATGGTGCAAAAAAATATTTTCTTATAAAAATCATCTACTTTTATGATAATAATACTTTTTAAAAGCTTAGGGAAGAGAACTTCAATAGGTTCATACTATGATGAAAAAAGCTTAACTAAATGTTATTGGGACGGGGTTATCCGGCTTTTTTGCAAGCAAAAAGCCGGATAACCCCGTCCCCAATGGCCTCAACCCCGTCCCCAACTGGCACCCCAACCGGCACTACCCGTGATATTCTCCGTTATATTGAATCAATGTAACGTCTTGCACGTTTTCAATATTTCGAATCTTTTCTGTAAAGTCGAGATCATTCTGGCGGCAGAATACTTCTACTGCCAATTCTGTTTTTTCTCCACGCATCGTTTTAGACTTGATGAAATATTTCATCTTTCCGAAACTGCGGATAATTTCATCTCCTGCATCATCCCCAAGATAATGGATCACAATAATATAGATTTTTCCTTTCTGCTGTTTATGATAAAACAGATAAATCATTATAATCATAACAACAGCTGCAATCAGTGCAAGTAAATACATTCCTGCACCGGTTGTGATACCTGTCGTAATCGCCCAGAAAAGATAGAGCAGATCCATTGGATCTTTTACCGCTGTACGGAAACGGACAATAGACAACGCACCGACCATACCGAGAGAAATAACAATATTCGTGCTGATTGCCAGTGTAACCATGCAAGTAAGAAGTGTCATACCGACCAATGTAACAGCAAAGCTTCTTGAAAAGATCACTCCGACATAAAATTTACTGTAAATCATATAGATAACTGCACCGAGAAGCAATGCTACAACCAATGAAATTGTCATCTGCGGTACATTAAAACTATCAAATACGCCAGACTCTAACACTGACTTTTTAATCATATCTTGTACACTCATAATATTTTCCTCTCTTGTGTTTCATTCCAATATTCAAACCCGTGTAAATATCGTGATTTTTCATAACAAAGTACATACTTTGACACTGCCGTAAATTCCTGTGCATTTGGCAAAAGCAAATTCCTCACTATCTGCGGAAGCATTTCTGTAAATTTCACTTCCATGACTGTCTTCCCCTGTTCAAGTACCGGTAATGTTGGAAGAGTACTATCAAAGATATCATATCCTCCAACTGCCGCTCTTACATCACTGTCAAATGTAATCCGGACCGTTCCTTCATCCATTATCCATGGAACTCTTTCGTAATCAACGATTGTTCTCGGGCGCATAACATTGCCAATGCATTCTACATAAAATTCTCTGCACAGAGGATATTTGCTAGTCAATAAGAATTCATACTCGCCATTTAAAATTTTATAAAATTCTTCCTTTGTAAGCGGTGCACTTTCTTTGTAAATATAGCTTCCAAACTTCTTTTTTCGCTCTAATTTGATAGAACGGTCACTATAATTGTAAATACGTATTCTGTATTTTTTACGCATCAGAATACCTGCTTCTTTCTCCTCATACGCACTGTTGAAATAATCCTCAAAATACAGGCTTCGAATTGTATAACCATTTTCTCCGGCATGCGGATCTTTTTTTAATATATGACGCATCCTCATTTCCAGTAATTCTTTCTCACTGGTACTGATTAGATATTTCCACTCATTACGAAAACGTTCCTTTGACTTTTTATTCCACATATATATCTTCCTCAATATTTGTTCCACCCGTAATGTAGAAGCATTTCATGCCATAATTTTTTCCATCATCCGTCACGTAATAATCAAATGCATCCTGCGTCTTTCCAGATGCATTTGTCGCACGGACACGCAGGAAATATTGCCCGTCTGCCGGCACTGTAGTCTGTGCTTCCGGAATCAACAGCTTATCTTGACGATAAATGATTTCTTTAAACTGATAATCCTTCGCCAGCTCAACAGTGTATGTAATATCTTCCGCATTAAAATCATATGATGCATCCCAGTTAAACTTCAAAGTGTTTCCTTCAATAGTCGGTACTCCGATATAAAATGGCATCGGCTTTTTCAGACTTTCCTTATACATTTCATAATTTTTCTCTACTTCAGACGGAATCGCCGATGCAACCATTTCATACTTCACATCCGTCAACGGTGCATACATCTGATCCGGCATTTTTTTCAAATATGTCTGAGTAACTGTGCGATACGCCTGTATCATACTGCTTATCCGCTCCTCACTCAGATATGACTTTACATCCAAAACTGCCGCATCCAATTCCTCACGAAAATCATCCGACTGCAGACATCTCTGGAAAAGAACATTTCCCCAGTAATTACTGACACCACATTCCCAACTTCCCTGATCCAAGCGATTTTGAATTGCATATTCTGTCCGCATAAAAGAACTATCATTATCCCATGGAATCAGATACCAGGTATTCGAATTCTGAGGACTATACAGATATGTGTTACGATTCTGCGTATCTACATTTCCGGTCAATATCTGATACGCCATCCAATATGTCAGATTTTCACTGTCAAAATATTTCTTCAAAATGCTATCAATCGGCTGTGAATTATCATTGAGTGCCGTCAACATATTAATCAGTTTCGTATGGTCCGAGTCGCCTTTAATCTCAAGCATTTTTTCAAATGCTTTCTGATCATAAGTCGGATCATCGGCTTTCTTTATCACATCTTCATGCCGGTAAAACTCAAACGAATTAATCTTATACAACTGTCCATTTGAATCCATTCCATGATTCTTCATTCCTGTTTTATTGAGCTGCTCTACCTGCGTATATAATCCATAATCCTGAAATTCTGCATTGTCCCCTTTGCTAAGATCCCTTACATACAAATGTACAAACTGTGTACGCAGAGACATCAGCTGCGGGATGCCCTTCAAAAGATCATACGAGAGTTTATTGCGGAAACGCATCCCCTCCGTCTGATGTTTATTCAGATTAATCGTGCGTTGTCCCCGCCAGGTCCCTTTATTTTTCTTCAACTCAATCTTATAGTTCTTCTGTGCATTGCGGCTTGAAGTCTGCCCTCTGATCTGCACGGTAGC
This Ruminococcus hominis DNA region includes the following protein-coding sequences:
- a CDS encoding IS4 family transposase, with protein sequence MYMTPATIRKRFFSVLETAEKNIHLYVNTPGSDMTRHRLCPFSDTVKSTLCLTMNRTNTELFNFFMSQNKKVPSKSAFTQQRKKLIADFFPYLLKSFNEKIPFTKTYKGFHLVAVDGSDINLPTNKNDFEYRIKQARSDNVFFQMHLNTLFDICENRYITAVTQPRPKMNETQAFCHMVDHCNLPENTILIADRGYASLNTMAHLIEKKKFFLIRWKSPSAPSAFLKDILPAETESDREIVLDVTRSKKNKHLCHGDKMKIVKNKRTFEPIPIDDKKSVYTMKIRCTCIQLENGNYEYLISNLPLKNFSALDLRELYWKRWSIETSFRRLKYALSLVYLHSVNRELIIQEVYAKLIMYNFASLLHTFATEEKKKEQGKKKRKYEYKISFEDVLPIARRFIKHRMTNDIVKALMLRHQTAIRVKQQTARQVRSQTVKPLNNRA
- a CDS encoding DUF4956 domain-containing protein codes for the protein MSVQDMIKKSVLESGVFDSFNVPQMTISLVVALLLGAVIYMIYSKFYVGVIFSRSFAVTLVGMTLLTCMVTLAISTNIVISLGMVGALSIVRFRTAVKDPMDLLYLFWAITTGITTGAGMYLLALIAAVVMIIMIYLFYHKQQKGKIYIIVIHYLGDDAGDEIIRSFGKMKYFIKSKTMRGEKTELAVEVFCRQNDLDFTEKIRNIENVQDVTLIQYNGEYHG
- a CDS encoding polyphosphate polymerase domain-containing protein — encoded protein: MWNKKSKERFRNEWKYLISTSEKELLEMRMRHILKKDPHAGENGYTIRSLYFEDYFNSAYEEKEAGILMRKKYRIRIYNYSDRSIKLERKKKFGSYIYKESAPLTKEEFYKILNGEYEFLLTSKYPLCREFYVECIGNVMRPRTIVDYERVPWIMDEGTVRITFDSDVRAAVGGYDIFDSTLPTLPVLEQGKTVMEVKFTEMLPQIVRNLLLPNAQEFTAVSKYVLCYEKSRYLHGFEYWNETQERKIL
- a CDS encoding CotH kinase family protein; translation: MKFYKSIAICCAVLFAVSSCLTGCTFSGQDKAASGEKKQTEESVKKEEVQDINEVHLRDKDSLYANDDETSVVTMYLTVSKGNSSEGTNHTWEEINTYSAYDYDKMGVARYQSAALLQVGDESGPKSGEVGYGEDVPNATVQIRGQTSSRNAQKNYKIELKKNKGTWRGQRTINLNKHQTEGMRFRNKLSYDLLKGIPQLMSLRTQFVHLYVRDLSKGDNAEFQDYGLYTQVEQLNKTGMKNHGMDSNGQLYKINSFEFYRHEDVIKKADDPTYDQKAFEKMLEIKGDSDHTKLINMLTALNDNSQPIDSILKKYFDSENLTYWMAYQILTGNVDTQNRNTYLYSPQNSNTWYLIPWDNDSSFMRTEYAIQNRLDQGSWECGVSNYWGNVLFQRCLQSDDFREELDAAVLDVKSYLSEERISSMIQAYRTVTQTYLKKMPDQMYAPLTDVKYEMVASAIPSEVEKNYEMYKESLKKPMPFYIGVPTIEGNTLKFNWDASYDFNAEDITYTVELAKDYQFKEIIYRQDKLLIPEAQTTVPADGQYFLRVRATNASGKTQDAFDYYVTDDGKNYGMKCFYITGGTNIEEDIYVE